In Desulfuromonas acetoxidans DSM 684, one genomic interval encodes:
- a CDS encoding oligosaccharide flippase family protein, with protein MPSRRKFLRNLAINWGGHIASLVVMFFLSPYVVGKLDAVSYGIWSLLTVLIGYMGIFDIGVRSSVGRHIALFLGKKDQTGVDETIRAGFAIFTLTGGLILLVGVVLGWCFPIFFRNVPAEYYDTVRLLLPFMAVNLWFSAVAAIYSNVLTAHDRFDVARSIDLCVLLIRTAATVYALYSGWALWGLAGALALANFSSLVFNRIGAGRIYPALRSFPLLFSRSRFKELFGYGFYAFISNVAFKVIGQSDLVIVGAFLSVASVREYSVGAMLIYYSAPFISMIGMTYFPSVQKKVAAQDFCEVKKLLNSQIRISLSFGLLVYLGLVFYAQPFIRLWMLQDGFDLHSVTMAASVMAVLALSKIPTLYLLPCINVLSAMGHVRFTAKRAVVEAVMNVVFSLLFVMLFNIGLVGVAAGTLTARLLISAVAVPYYLCRKLDTPLAGFVYGNLLPGAFAAVLFSLYCLLLQNLWSIEGWLSFWEHVGSAILFWCLILLTILLPHEDRTRLLKKVKKTVSIKDAV; from the coding sequence ATGCCGAGTAGACGAAAATTTCTGCGTAATCTGGCGATCAACTGGGGAGGGCATATTGCCTCCCTCGTGGTGATGTTTTTTCTATCGCCCTATGTGGTTGGTAAGCTGGATGCTGTTTCTTATGGTATCTGGAGCCTGCTGACCGTGCTGATCGGCTATATGGGGATTTTCGATATCGGTGTCCGTTCAAGTGTTGGTCGTCATATTGCGTTATTTCTGGGTAAAAAAGATCAGACCGGAGTGGATGAGACGATCCGGGCCGGTTTTGCGATTTTCACGTTAACCGGTGGGCTGATTCTGCTGGTGGGTGTTGTCCTTGGCTGGTGTTTTCCGATTTTTTTCAGAAATGTCCCGGCCGAATATTATGACACAGTGCGATTGTTACTCCCTTTTATGGCCGTTAACCTCTGGTTTTCTGCGGTTGCGGCCATCTACTCCAATGTACTTACCGCCCATGACCGTTTTGATGTTGCCCGGTCCATCGACCTGTGTGTTTTGCTGATTCGTACCGCCGCAACGGTGTATGCCTTGTATTCCGGTTGGGCCCTGTGGGGACTTGCCGGAGCCCTTGCCCTGGCTAATTTTTCTTCCCTTGTTTTCAACCGGATCGGCGCGGGTAGAATTTATCCCGCATTGCGCAGTTTTCCGTTGCTGTTTTCGCGCAGCCGTTTCAAAGAACTTTTCGGCTACGGTTTTTATGCGTTTATCTCAAATGTGGCCTTCAAAGTTATCGGGCAGAGCGATCTTGTTATTGTCGGGGCTTTTTTAAGTGTCGCTTCAGTTCGGGAATACAGTGTTGGCGCCATGCTGATCTATTATTCGGCGCCGTTTATCAGCATGATCGGCATGACCTACTTTCCTTCCGTTCAAAAAAAGGTTGCTGCACAAGATTTTTGCGAAGTTAAAAAGCTTTTGAACAGTCAGATCCGCATTTCGTTAAGTTTTGGTCTGCTGGTTTATCTGGGGCTCGTTTTTTACGCCCAGCCCTTTATCCGTTTGTGGATGTTGCAGGACGGATTTGATCTGCACAGTGTGACCATGGCCGCCAGTGTTATGGCGGTACTGGCTCTTTCCAAGATCCCGACGCTCTACCTGCTGCCGTGCATCAATGTTTTGTCGGCCATGGGCCATGTCCGATTTACCGCCAAGCGCGCGGTTGTCGAAGCCGTGATGAACGTTGTTTTCTCATTACTGTTTGTCATGCTGTTCAACATCGGGCTTGTTGGTGTCGCTGCAGGCACCCTGACCGCACGTTTACTCATATCGGCGGTTGCGGTGCCTTATTATCTGTGCCGGAAACTCGACACTCCCTTGGCGGGGTTTGTCTATGGGAACTTGTTGCCCGGAGCTTTCGCGGCGGTATTATTTAGCCTTTATTGTCTCTTACTGCAAAATCTGTGGTCTATCGAAGGCTGGCTGAGTTTCTGGGAACATGTTGGGTCGGCCATCCTGTTCTGGTGTTTGATCCTTCTGACGATCCTGTTGCCCCACGAAGACAGGACTCGATTACTAAAAAAAGTGAAGAAGACCGTTTCGATCAAAGATGCCGTTTAG
- a CDS encoding acyltransferase yields MSVPKLFSWIRGGLVQGPGYGYYMLFWWLYTERTLRSKAAVSPYNRLRKLLLVKSGIVIGEGTEIGFGSFILGISRTPPSVTFGKRVAVAPYVVFVASSYPDNSRLAYHPEAKGLVQKTAPILVEDDAWIGAHAVIFPGVTVGASAIVAAGAVVRQDVPPKSIVAGVPAKVIRTLD; encoded by the coding sequence ATGTCTGTTCCCAAGCTGTTTTCATGGATTCGCGGCGGTCTGGTTCAAGGGCCTGGTTATGGCTATTACATGCTGTTCTGGTGGTTGTACACCGAACGGACATTACGTTCGAAGGCCGCGGTATCGCCCTATAACCGCCTGCGCAAGTTGTTGTTGGTCAAGTCGGGGATTGTTATTGGCGAGGGAACGGAGATCGGCTTTGGCAGTTTTATTCTCGGGATAAGCCGCACGCCACCGTCCGTAACCTTTGGCAAACGTGTAGCCGTGGCGCCTTATGTCGTGTTTGTTGCCAGCAGTTACCCCGATAACTCTCGGCTGGCGTATCACCCTGAAGCCAAGGGGCTGGTTCAGAAGACCGCACCGATTTTGGTTGAAGATGATGCTTGGATCGGGGCGCATGCGGTCATTTTCCCCGGTGTTACCGTGGGGGCTTCGGCCATTGTTGCTGCTGGTGCTGTGGTGAGACAGGATGTGCCGCCAAAATCGATTGTTGCCGGTGTGCCGGCTAAGGTCATACGCACGCTGGATTAA
- a CDS encoding M55 family metallopeptidase, which translates to MKFMIAVDCEGVACVVGEPGGSLTRSLNMTFAREQATRETNAAICALFQSGATQVVVWDNHGEGANLLFDQLDSRCEIVLGTGFLRRFPRLDASYTGVVMIGYHAKAGTTDGVLAHTYCSAAYRCIRVNGAEVGEIALDGAVAGEFNVPVICVVSDQHGCDEALQHMPWLETVATKEGFGRHCAWSKHPSAVEREIEQAVEHAVATLTEKKPFRFDLPVTMELQFTSWSRCLKAMIRRSGWRLCQAKTLRKTLSTMLEWQC; encoded by the coding sequence ATGAAATTCATGATCGCCGTAGATTGCGAAGGTGTTGCTTGCGTGGTCGGTGAACCCGGCGGCTCGCTGACGCGTTCCCTCAACATGACGTTTGCCCGTGAACAGGCCACGCGGGAGACCAATGCGGCGATTTGTGCTTTGTTTCAAAGTGGTGCGACACAGGTCGTGGTTTGGGATAACCATGGCGAGGGAGCCAATTTGCTGTTTGATCAGCTGGACTCGCGGTGTGAGATCGTTCTCGGTACGGGATTCCTGCGGCGTTTCCCTCGGCTTGACGCCAGTTATACCGGGGTGGTGATGATCGGTTATCACGCCAAGGCCGGGACGACTGACGGTGTTCTGGCCCATACCTATTGCTCGGCGGCCTATCGGTGTATCCGCGTTAACGGGGCAGAAGTGGGAGAAATCGCCTTGGATGGTGCCGTGGCTGGAGAATTCAATGTGCCGGTGATTTGTGTTGTCAGTGATCAACACGGCTGCGACGAAGCGTTACAGCACATGCCGTGGTTGGAGACGGTGGCGACAAAAGAGGGCTTTGGTCGTCATTGTGCCTGGAGTAAACACCCTTCAGCGGTTGAAAGAGAGATTGAACAGGCGGTTGAGCATGCGGTTGCGACTCTGACCGAAAAAAAGCCGTTCCGGTTTGATTTACCTGTGACCATGGAACTGCAGTTTACCTCATGGAGTCGTTGCCTTAAAGCGATGATCCGACGATCGGGCTGGCGGCTGTGCCAGGCGAAAACTTTGCGTAAAACATTGTCGACCATGTTGGAGTGGCAGTGCTGA
- a CDS encoding phenylacetate--CoA ligase family protein: MIPIIARQIFKMQEQLLGRESFSILGQLLQSEYWGRERLRHLQLERFQRIVQLAYQHTPYWRTLMDQRGLYPQTIQSLKDLQRFPFLNKEIIRNQRETMVWKDEGKRVQLVRTSGSTNEALEFYTSSTREAQINAARMRGHEWVGMQRGEKELYYWGSPVELSKQDRIKQVRDWLINDALTNGFEVTPERLKSYFAQWLTWRPKCIFGYPSTFVLTVTMAQSLGLDLTELKSSGLAMIITTSELLSDIDRELIEQGFGVPVYDSYGLREAGLIGHECSYGTMHCMDEQLFLETIDPQTLQPTEGEGELVVTNLVGPAFPMIRYRTGDIVTLSQKPCACGRTLSSVSISGGRAVEFIVTKAGKWVVGYSFIYIARAVKGIVKFQVVQEEIGAIHIRLVTNDQFPADGIEQVRAKATQRLGGDDRIEVELVDEIKPARSGKYRPVISKVAEELYLKRQF, translated from the coding sequence ATGATCCCGATCATTGCACGTCAAATTTTCAAAATGCAGGAACAGTTGCTGGGACGGGAGAGCTTTTCCATTCTCGGTCAGTTGTTGCAGTCTGAGTATTGGGGCCGGGAACGTCTGCGGCACCTGCAGTTGGAACGGTTTCAACGCATCGTTCAATTGGCCTATCAGCATACGCCGTACTGGCGCACACTTATGGATCAAAGGGGGCTCTATCCTCAGACGATTCAGTCTCTGAAAGACTTGCAACGCTTCCCATTCCTCAACAAAGAGATCATACGCAACCAGCGTGAAACCATGGTGTGGAAAGACGAAGGCAAACGCGTGCAACTGGTGCGTACCAGTGGTTCGACCAACGAAGCATTGGAGTTTTATACCTCATCGACGCGCGAGGCGCAGATCAATGCCGCTCGGATGCGTGGCCATGAATGGGTGGGGATGCAACGGGGTGAAAAAGAACTTTACTACTGGGGATCACCGGTAGAACTGAGCAAGCAGGACCGCATTAAGCAGGTGCGTGATTGGCTGATCAATGATGCGTTAACCAATGGGTTTGAAGTCACACCCGAGCGCTTGAAGTCCTATTTCGCTCAATGGCTCACGTGGCGACCCAAGTGCATTTTCGGCTATCCGAGCACCTTTGTCTTGACCGTTACCATGGCCCAATCGTTGGGATTGGACCTGACGGAACTGAAAAGCAGTGGGTTAGCCATGATTATCACCACCAGTGAACTGCTGTCCGATATCGACCGTGAGCTGATCGAGCAGGGCTTTGGCGTGCCGGTTTACGATTCCTACGGTTTGCGTGAAGCCGGGTTGATTGGTCATGAATGTAGCTATGGCACCATGCATTGCATGGATGAGCAGTTATTTCTGGAAACTATTGATCCGCAAACACTGCAACCGACAGAGGGTGAAGGAGAGCTCGTGGTCACTAATCTTGTGGGGCCGGCCTTTCCCATGATCCGTTATCGCACTGGCGATATTGTCACCCTGTCCCAAAAGCCGTGTGCTTGCGGCCGGACGCTGTCTTCGGTCTCCATCAGCGGTGGGCGCGCCGTAGAGTTTATCGTTACCAAGGCCGGTAAGTGGGTGGTGGGGTATTCGTTTATCTATATCGCCCGTGCCGTTAAAGGGATCGTCAAATTTCAGGTGGTCCAGGAAGAGATTGGCGCGATTCACATTCGCCTTGTCACCAATGATCAGTTTCCGGCCGATGGCATTGAGCAGGTCAGGGCTAAGGCGACTCAGCGCCTCGGCGGTGATGACCGGATCGAAGTGGAACTGGTTGATGAGATCAAACCGGCGCGTTCCGGCAAATACCGGCCGGTGATCAGCAAAGTTGCTGAAGAGTTGTATTTGAAAAGGCAGTTCTAA
- a CDS encoding four helix bundle protein, producing MAAVRCFEDLIAWQKARALARLIYGIARETALARDFGLRDQIQRASVSVLSNIAEGFDRSSPTEFHRFLVIAKGSCAEVRAQLYVAFDAQLIDATQFGEAKALAEETSRVISGLRRSIEAQKNKDKDRGD from the coding sequence ATGGCAGCGGTTCGATGTTTTGAAGATTTGATCGCCTGGCAAAAAGCCAGAGCGTTGGCACGTTTGATCTACGGGATAGCGCGCGAAACAGCATTGGCACGGGATTTTGGTTTACGTGACCAGATTCAACGGGCAAGTGTTTCTGTTCTATCGAATATTGCCGAAGGGTTTGATCGGTCTTCGCCGACTGAGTTTCATCGTTTTTTGGTGATCGCCAAAGGTTCTTGTGCGGAAGTGCGGGCCCAACTTTACGTTGCTTTTGATGCGCAATTGATTGACGCGACGCAGTTCGGCGAGGCAAAGGCATTGGCAGAGGAAACCTCACGTGTCATTTCAGGCCTACGTCGCTCCATTGAAGCTCAAAAGAACAAGGATAAGGACCGTGGCGACTAA
- a CDS encoding ATP-grasp domain-containing protein, whose product MQQVKPFNTTLKQHERSRRVLAIVGDTQVGLWVVRSLARHGLEVHAVTNTKDGQSAHSRYSASAWILDHKPHESGFDDEILTLVRQLDVGSIMPVSEGFHNRLISMRDQLDAAEVHLFSPSRDNFDKATDKDYVHQLCLDLEIPVAKGMCLDELMEAGAESTLQYPLVLRTRKQNVDAGKVPVKAAYARTLEELLNWHRQFETFADNVLVQEYHPGAEEHVQILMHEGEMFMTGDYIGEHHMPLAGGVTVQRISCHHPAVIDDTVKLLKALNWQGIAGVQFHYDPDTGKYIFLEINPRFSGGLPTVVMAGFEAPFNLWQSHFEPEKMRKTPYKIGLRSRILGGESNWFLGQMRRDELPPGQTHLGRFEAALTVLWNCGPWTKDDSFLLADPKPFAVDFRQMLKKLGARGHEIVN is encoded by the coding sequence ATGCAACAAGTTAAACCATTCAACACAACATTGAAGCAGCACGAGCGGTCCCGTCGTGTTCTGGCCATTGTCGGCGACACCCAGGTTGGCTTGTGGGTGGTTCGCAGCCTGGCGCGCCATGGCTTGGAAGTACATGCCGTTACCAATACCAAGGACGGCCAGTCGGCTCACAGTCGTTATTCGGCCAGTGCCTGGATTCTTGATCACAAGCCGCATGAGTCCGGTTTTGACGATGAGATACTGACGTTGGTCCGGCAGTTGGATGTTGGATCGATCATGCCGGTCTCGGAAGGATTTCATAACCGCCTGATTTCGATGCGGGATCAGCTTGATGCAGCTGAGGTTCATCTGTTTTCGCCGTCGCGGGACAACTTTGACAAGGCAACCGACAAAGATTACGTCCACCAACTGTGTCTCGATTTGGAGATCCCGGTGGCCAAAGGGATGTGTCTGGATGAACTGATGGAAGCGGGGGCGGAATCGACCTTGCAGTACCCCTTGGTGTTACGCACCCGCAAACAGAATGTCGATGCCGGCAAGGTGCCGGTCAAAGCCGCCTACGCCCGAACTCTGGAGGAGCTGCTCAACTGGCATCGCCAATTTGAGACCTTTGCCGACAATGTTCTGGTGCAGGAATATCATCCCGGAGCGGAAGAGCACGTGCAGATTCTCATGCACGAGGGCGAGATGTTTATGACCGGCGACTATATCGGTGAACATCATATGCCCCTGGCAGGAGGTGTTACCGTCCAGCGCATCAGTTGCCATCATCCGGCGGTGATTGATGACACGGTCAAGTTGCTCAAAGCGCTTAACTGGCAGGGGATTGCCGGAGTGCAGTTCCATTACGATCCGGATACCGGAAAGTATATTTTTCTCGAGATCAATCCCCGCTTCAGCGGTGGGCTGCCCACGGTGGTCATGGCTGGGTTCGAAGCACCGTTCAATCTGTGGCAGAGCCATTTTGAGCCGGAGAAGATGCGTAAAACACCTTATAAGATCGGCTTGCGGTCACGCATCCTCGGGGGTGAATCCAACTGGTTTCTCGGTCAGATGCGCCGCGACGAACTGCCGCCGGGACAAACGCACCTTGGTCGCTTTGAAGCGGCCCTGACTGTTCTGTGGAACTGTGGCCCGTGGACCAAGGATGATTCGTTCCTGCTCGCCGATCCGAAACCCTTTGCTGTTGATTTCAGGCAAATGCTGAAAAAGCTTGGCGCACGCGGGCATGAAATTGTGAATTAA
- a CDS encoding glycosyltransferase produces MKVLSFSYCFPNQDNPTWGIFVYQRLAALAQQTELKVCSPVPWFPLVTGTASDANEQCWNAMSVFRPRFFYIPKFFKNSDGRLYASGLRRWLGSLQKSWQPDLLDAHFVWPDGVGVALLAQKLNIPYVITLRGKLYECLKDDSQTQQCRRALLGAQAVISVSSRMAEEAVRLGVDTQRLTVIPNGVDLKHFRIRDRQKCREKLHLPATGRLLVTVAHLGPRKGHHEVIEALAALPDDVRLIIVGGDAQGGSKEQLLEVAKKHGVEDRLILPGRQGYDLIPYFYSAADISVLASYREGCPNAVLESLACGTPVVATDVGAVADILPQPECGRMVPAQQVAPLKQALSQVLEKTWPPQQVRSASGVRSWDQVAEEVYKVFEKVLSPEC; encoded by the coding sequence ATGAAGGTGCTGTCGTTTTCATATTGTTTCCCCAATCAGGACAACCCGACTTGGGGGATCTTTGTCTACCAGCGTCTCGCCGCCTTGGCCCAGCAAACGGAGTTGAAAGTGTGTTCGCCGGTGCCCTGGTTTCCTCTGGTGACTGGAACGGCCAGTGACGCAAACGAACAGTGCTGGAACGCCATGTCCGTGTTCCGGCCCCGTTTTTTTTATATCCCGAAGTTTTTTAAAAATTCTGATGGCCGCCTTTATGCGTCAGGTTTGCGCCGCTGGTTGGGATCTCTACAAAAAAGCTGGCAACCGGATCTTCTCGACGCCCATTTTGTCTGGCCGGATGGCGTTGGTGTGGCACTGCTGGCGCAAAAACTTAATATTCCTTACGTGATTACCCTGCGCGGTAAGCTGTATGAGTGTCTGAAGGACGACAGCCAGACCCAGCAATGCCGCCGGGCTTTGCTGGGAGCTCAGGCGGTGATCAGTGTTTCATCGCGCATGGCCGAAGAAGCGGTTCGTCTGGGTGTTGATACCCAGCGATTGACGGTGATTCCCAATGGTGTGGATTTGAAACATTTCCGCATCCGCGACCGGCAGAAATGCCGTGAAAAATTACATCTACCCGCAACTGGCCGCCTGCTGGTGACCGTGGCTCATCTTGGCCCCCGCAAAGGGCATCATGAAGTGATCGAAGCCCTGGCTGCGCTGCCGGATGATGTGCGCCTGATCATTGTAGGTGGCGATGCTCAGGGCGGTAGTAAGGAACAACTGCTGGAAGTGGCGAAAAAGCATGGCGTTGAAGACCGACTGATTCTGCCCGGGCGACAGGGGTATGACCTGATTCCCTATTTTTACAGTGCTGCAGATATCAGCGTGCTGGCTTCATACCGTGAAGGCTGCCCCAACGCGGTGTTGGAAAGTCTGGCCTGCGGGACACCGGTGGTGGCCACCGATGTGGGGGCAGTTGCCGATATTCTGCCCCAACCGGAGTGTGGTCGGATGGTGCCAGCGCAACAGGTGGCCCCGCTCAAACAGGCGTTAAGCCAGGTGCTGGAGAAGACATGGCCACCGCAGCAGGTGCGTTCTGCCAGCGGTGTGCGCAGTTGGGATCAGGTGGCCGAGGAAGTTTATAAGGTCTTTGAGAAAGTGCTTAGTCCTGAGTGCTAA
- a CDS encoding TIGR04063 family PEP-CTERM/XrtA system glycosyltransferase — protein sequence MKILHILDHSLPLHSGYTFRSQNLFRAQRKLGYEPVIVTSPKHEESWQGDWADKEEINGFTYYRTGATPSLPGPMTSEARLMVALARRLYQVAREEQPVILHAHSPVLNALPALWVAHKLKLPLVYEIRAFWEDAAVDHGTTQEGSLRYRLTKRIETMVCRRADHVAILCNGLKNDLVARGIGAQKITPVFNGVNPDDFQPCPADEEYLDSWGLAGKKVIGFIGSFYRYEGLDLLVRSFARVAENQPDTVLLLVGGGEMEDELRALIASLGLTDRVVMPGRIPHERVPGVYAMIDILAYPRYSMRLTELVTPLKPLEAMAMGKVLVASDVGGHKELIDDGQTGVLFKAGDEQALAERLQMLLDNDQQREALQQQGMRWVREHHTWQQTTAVYQDIYAAIKR from the coding sequence ATGAAAATTCTCCATATCCTTGATCACAGTCTGCCGTTGCACAGTGGCTACACCTTTCGCAGCCAGAACCTGTTTCGCGCCCAACGCAAACTGGGTTACGAGCCGGTGATTGTGACCTCACCGAAGCACGAAGAGAGTTGGCAGGGCGACTGGGCTGACAAGGAAGAGATTAACGGATTTACCTATTATCGAACCGGTGCCACACCGTCCTTGCCGGGACCGATGACCAGCGAAGCACGGTTGATGGTTGCCCTGGCCAGGCGGCTTTATCAGGTGGCACGAGAAGAACAACCGGTCATCCTCCATGCCCACTCGCCGGTTCTCAATGCGCTTCCGGCTTTGTGGGTGGCGCATAAACTCAAGCTGCCGTTGGTCTATGAAATTCGTGCTTTCTGGGAAGATGCCGCAGTTGATCACGGCACCACTCAAGAAGGGTCGCTACGTTATCGGCTGACCAAAAGGATTGAAACCATGGTGTGTCGGCGGGCGGATCATGTGGCCATTTTGTGTAATGGCTTAAAAAATGACTTGGTGGCGCGCGGCATTGGCGCACAGAAAATCACCCCGGTATTCAACGGTGTTAACCCGGATGATTTTCAACCTTGCCCGGCAGATGAAGAATATCTGGACAGCTGGGGGCTTGCCGGCAAAAAAGTGATCGGCTTTATCGGCTCGTTTTACCGATACGAGGGGTTGGATCTTCTGGTGCGTTCCTTTGCGCGAGTTGCTGAAAATCAGCCCGATACCGTGTTGTTGCTGGTCGGTGGCGGTGAGATGGAGGACGAGCTTAGGGCCTTGATTGCATCCCTGGGGCTGACGGATCGCGTGGTGATGCCCGGTCGTATTCCCCATGAGCGGGTGCCGGGGGTCTATGCCATGATCGACATCTTGGCCTATCCCCGTTACTCCATGCGTCTCACCGAGCTGGTGACGCCGCTCAAACCCTTGGAGGCGATGGCCATGGGCAAGGTGCTGGTGGCCAGTGATGTCGGCGGTCACAAAGAACTGATCGACGATGGTCAAACCGGGGTGCTGTTCAAGGCCGGGGATGAACAGGCTCTGGCCGAACGTCTGCAGATGTTGCTCGACAATGACCAGCAACGCGAGGCGCTGCAGCAGCAGGGGATGCGCTGGGTGCGCGAACATCACACCTGGCAGCAGACCACAGCGGTGTATCAGGATATTTATGCGGCGATCAAGCGATAG
- a CDS encoding FemAB family XrtA/PEP-CTERM system-associated protein — MMRIRRATYEDRQRWDDYVAGHDDGTPYQLWAWQQAVAKAYGYRHHYLVAEDGAEICGILPLIDFRIPWRGSRLISLPYCDAGGVLARDSDVVEALLEQAEQSAVCQLRSILPQRPHLANQTNKVRMVLDLPESSAALLDGMKSKLRSQIKKPQRDGLTARLGGLELVDDFYSVFAENMRDLGSPVHSRRWIDAVVETYGANCRVGTVFTPQGEVAAAGIILLHPDLVVIPWASARRQFNKMNPNMLLYWTFLSFACEHGYPRFDFGRSTPEEGTYRFKKQWGASPQPLYWYDLCADQTEKATAGHGSTSPLRHWVTSLWQKLPLPVANTLGPELRKYISL, encoded by the coding sequence ATGATGCGGATACGGCGAGCGACCTATGAAGATCGTCAGCGCTGGGACGATTATGTTGCCGGTCATGATGACGGTACGCCCTACCAGTTGTGGGCCTGGCAGCAGGCTGTCGCAAAAGCGTACGGCTACCGCCACCACTATCTGGTGGCTGAAGATGGCGCAGAGATTTGCGGCATTCTACCATTGATCGATTTTCGCATTCCGTGGCGAGGATCCCGCCTGATTTCCCTGCCGTATTGCGATGCCGGTGGTGTACTGGCGCGGGATTCTGACGTGGTCGAGGCATTGCTGGAACAGGCCGAACAGAGTGCGGTTTGCCAATTGCGGTCCATTTTGCCGCAACGGCCGCATCTGGCGAACCAGACCAACAAAGTGCGCATGGTGCTCGATTTGCCCGAAAGCAGTGCCGCCTTGCTGGACGGCATGAAATCGAAGTTGAGAAGTCAGATCAAAAAACCCCAGCGCGATGGACTGACTGCGCGTCTCGGCGGGCTGGAATTGGTCGACGACTTTTATTCCGTCTTTGCTGAGAACATGCGCGATCTAGGTTCGCCGGTGCACAGCCGCCGGTGGATTGATGCCGTCGTCGAAACTTACGGCGCAAATTGCCGGGTCGGCACGGTTTTTACACCTCAGGGCGAGGTTGCTGCAGCTGGAATTATTCTCCTTCACCCTGATCTGGTGGTGATTCCCTGGGCTTCGGCGCGACGCCAGTTCAACAAGATGAACCCTAACATGTTGCTGTACTGGACGTTTCTCTCGTTTGCCTGTGAGCACGGTTATCCCCGTTTTGATTTTGGCCGTTCAACGCCGGAAGAGGGAACCTATCGATTTAAAAAGCAGTGGGGCGCGAGCCCGCAACCGCTTTACTGGTATGACCTCTGTGCCGATCAGACGGAGAAAGCGACGGCTGGTCACGGAAGCACGTCACCACTGCGTCACTGGGTGACCAGCCTGTGGCAGAAGCTGCCGTTACCCGTCGCCAATACCTTGGGACCCGAGCTGAGAAAGTATATTTCACTATGA
- a CDS encoding XrtA system polysaccharide deacetylase yields the protein MTTQCKQSAPLTNLLSIDVEDYFQVSAFEKVSPPTSWEEREWRFEANTERVLELLEDSGVHATFFVLSWVAERCPALIQRLVAAGHELASHGHGHRRINTLSRDEFRADIRHAKQHLEQVSGTEVWGYRAPSYSISRQTSWAFDELIEAGYRYDSSIFPMRHDFYGMSDWPRFAGFAIKDEQGGWQAGEPTDGQACLRELPISTLRLAGKNLPIAGGGYFRLLPYCVTRWGLQRINQQDGQPFVFYLHPWEFDPSQPRMQGAGLKSNFRHYLNLNKTQPRFKKLLEDFNFSTIRDGLGLAQA from the coding sequence ATGACAACTCAGTGCAAACAGTCAGCGCCTTTGACCAACCTGCTCAGCATTGATGTTGAAGATTACTTCCAGGTCTCGGCGTTTGAAAAGGTCTCGCCACCAACCAGCTGGGAGGAGCGAGAGTGGCGCTTTGAAGCCAATACCGAACGCGTGCTGGAATTGCTCGAAGACTCGGGCGTTCATGCGACCTTTTTTGTGTTGAGCTGGGTGGCTGAGCGGTGCCCCGCCCTGATTCAGCGCCTGGTCGCCGCCGGTCATGAGCTGGCCAGTCACGGTCATGGCCACCGGCGCATTAACACCCTGTCTCGCGATGAGTTTCGTGCCGATATCCGCCACGCCAAACAGCACCTGGAACAGGTGTCGGGAACGGAAGTCTGGGGCTACCGGGCGCCGAGTTACTCGATCTCCCGCCAGACATCGTGGGCGTTTGATGAACTGATCGAGGCAGGTTATCGCTACGATTCGAGCATTTTTCCCATGCGGCATGATTTTTACGGCATGTCCGACTGGCCGCGCTTTGCCGGGTTTGCCATAAAGGACGAACAGGGAGGCTGGCAAGCCGGTGAGCCGACGGATGGGCAAGCCTGTTTACGCGAACTGCCGATTTCGACACTGCGTCTTGCCGGTAAAAACCTGCCCATTGCCGGGGGCGGCTATTTTCGTCTGCTGCCCTATTGTGTGACACGGTGGGGGTTGCAGCGTATCAATCAGCAGGATGGTCAGCCCTTTGTATTTTATCTGCATCCTTGGGAATTTGATCCCTCTCAGCCTCGCATGCAGGGGGCTGGCTTGAAGAGCAATTTCAGACATTATCTGAATTTGAACAAGACGCAGCCGCGTTTCAAAAAGCTGCTGGAAGATTTCAATTTTTCTACCATTCGTGATGGTTTGGGATTGGCACAGGCATGA